Proteins from a genomic interval of Candidatus Palauibacter scopulicola:
- a CDS encoding cytochrome c, which yields MAAVALILGASSLAGQEEGGDPAETEEGAAAANTTQGVFSEEQATRGEDVFWNICAECHFEEDFGGPFIQSWAGASVKDLVDEIVATMPEDNPGGMPMEQYVDVVAYMFKINGMPTGDDELTEENVEAVEIAVEIDP from the coding sequence ATGGCGGCGGTCGCGCTCATCCTCGGCGCCTCGAGCCTCGCGGGCCAGGAGGAGGGCGGCGACCCGGCGGAGACGGAGGAGGGCGCGGCGGCCGCGAACACGACCCAGGGCGTGTTCAGCGAGGAACAGGCCACGCGCGGCGAAGACGTCTTCTGGAACATCTGCGCGGAATGTCACTTCGAGGAGGACTTCGGGGGTCCGTTCATCCAGTCCTGGGCCGGCGCCTCGGTGAAGGACCTCGTGGACGAGATCGTGGCCACGATGCCGGAGGACAACCCGGGCGGGATGCCGATGGAACAGTACGTCGACGTCGTCGCCTACATGTTCAAGATCAACGGCATGCCGACCGGCGACGACGAACTCACCGAGGAGAACGTGGAGGCGGTGGAGATCGCGGTGGAGATCGACCCCTGA